The proteins below are encoded in one region of Telopea speciosissima isolate NSW1024214 ecotype Mountain lineage chromosome 10, Tspe_v1, whole genome shotgun sequence:
- the LOC122643642 gene encoding uncharacterized protein LOC122643642, translated as MVEIIAAQNEASGVLEKKTIVDKEKEEKKVEKKEDKKPRADRAPSPEYTPLNARRLEILMQIKGKGLLNQPVPMFSKPEDRNPKKYYRFHRDTGHDTKDCRQLKREIENLIRDGHLLKYVDRRKDSRPDHKEEERHVGRDDRRHDKERVTNRRGEPTRETGQSSRPLAAPILTTLGGLGQESARKAKAHAGFIGVVEATTKIARTDLTISFASEDMEGINWPHDDAIVLQMFIQDRMVHKILVDTGASVDLLSYQAFKQFGLGEESLRPDGNNLYRFSGEAAKIEGSIKMPVTVGEYPNEVTVEINFMVVSNGYARNPQELRRAPTQHKPNVPTCPAEKKEFRYGETVGNRGRSSEAERLRIYPRNRIPELAFQRGHGPKV; from the exons ATGGTAGAGATCATTGCAGCTCAGAACGAGGCGAGTGGAGTTCTGGAGAAGAAAACGATAGTagataaggaaaaagaagagaagaaggtagAAAAGAAGGAGGACAAAAAACCCCGAGCTGACAGGGCACCCAGCCCCGAGTACACACCACTCAATGCAAGAAGATTGGAGATATTGATGCAGATAAAGGGAAAAGGGTTGCTGAACCAGCCCGTACCTATGTTTTCAAAGCCTGAGGATAGGAACCCTAAAAAATACTACCGTTTTCACAGGGATACAGGCCATGATACGAAAGATTGTAGACAGTTGAAAAGGGAAATAGAGAACCTTATTCGGGACGGGCACCTGTTAAAGTATGTAGACAGAAGGAAGGACTCCCGACCCGATCATAAAGAAGAGGAGAGACATGTCGGGAGAGATGATCGAAGGCATGACAAAGAAAGAGTAACCAACAGAAGGGGTGAGCCCACCAGGGAAACAGGGCAGTCAAGCCGGCCTTTGGCGGCTCCCATCCTTACAACCTTGGGTGGGCTGGGACAAGAGTCAGCAAGAAAGGCGAAAGCACACGCCGGTTTCATCGGGGTGGTTGAAGCGACCACCAAAATCGCTAGGACCGACCTGACCATATCCTTCGCTAGTGAGGACATGGAGGGAATCAATTGGCCTCACGATGATGCCATCGTTTTACAAATGTTTATTCAGGACAGGATGGTCCACAAGATCCTGGTGGACACCGGAGCTTCGGTCGACCTGTTATCTTACCAAGCTTTCAAACAGTTTGGGTTAGGCGAAGAAAGCCTCAGGCCTGACGGCAATAATCTGTACCGCTTCTCGGGTGAGGCAGCGAAAATAGAGGGGAGTATAAAGATGCCCGTTACGGTGGGGGAATACCCCAATGAGGTCACAGTAGAAATCAACTTCATGGTGGTAAG CAACGGATATGCCAGGAATCCCCAGGAGCTTCGCAGAGCACCAACTCAGCATAAACCCAATGTACCGACCTGTCCAgcagaaaagaaggaatttcGCTATGGAGAGACTGTTGGCAATCGAGGTAGAAGTTCAGAAGCTGAAAGACTCAGGATTTATCCACGAAATAGAATTCCCGAGCTGGCTttccaacgtggtcatggtccCAAAGTCTAA